The nucleotide sequence GTGTACTAATGTTATTGGAAAAGTGCAAGCTACCGCCACCAACACCAGGTTGTAACTGCTTTGGTAGCGATGAGGGTCTTAGGCAACTGTTTGGAGAGTATCTCGGCGGCCAACAATTACTAGTAGGAGAAGGTGATAATAACGGGCCATTTGAAAACTGATTGTTGTTGAAAACTGATTGTTGGGGTTGGGTTTGAGGTACTGGTTCAGAATCAAATAGAGTTTGCAACATTAAGGCTGAGGAGAAGCCATAAGAAATAGCAGCTGATGACGATGAGCTTATAGGAAAGCCAGAAGACGATGTTGAACCTAATTGGTCTAAAGATAAATCTTGATTCATGGGCTTGAAAACATTTATGATAGAAGATGATTCTTCATCGCCTAGGGCGCCAGTGTTCAACTTGGTGTTCATACCCATATCTTCTTGGAGCATAGAATTATGAAAATTGCTCTCACCTCTTCCACTACTACTGCGACTACAGCAAGATAATTAAGATGATAAAAGTTAGTGATGTTGATATAAAATTCAATTTCCACATAAAGCTAATTAGTACTATATATGAATTCAATTTCCCAATCATTAAGGTTCATATCATATTGATCTTTTTTTCTAAATCAATGAATACAACTAAGACTAAATAATTAAGGGTCTTCTCATGCATGAATTTcaactaattaagaaaagtAGCTATTTAGCTAGCAAATGAATTAAAAGAACTTACAGGAGCAAAGCTTGGTTGAAATCTGAGGGTGTTGAAGATAACGATGATGAAAGACCAAAACCTATCATTTGCAAGGTGGAATCATGATCAGGCTTTTGAACATCTTGATATTGATCAAAATTAGCAATAGAATTACTATGATCACCACCGTCATGGTCATCAGAAACCGAGTTATTAATCTCACCGCAGGAAGACCTTGTTGCCTTGATGTCCACCATGTCGTTGGGGTACCCGAAGCCCCCCATATGATCATTAAAACCCACAGAACACGGTGACGCCGCCAGCACGTGTCTCGATGAACTCCACCATGGGTTGCCGCCACAAATCCTGGCCTGAAACTCCTCCGCCATAATAGTATTCAGCTCAAAAGTATAACGATTCCGTCACCCTTGTCCCGTGTTCTTAATTTGCCTTTAGTTTGAGGTCTCATGAAGTAGAAGTATTGATCATATAAGAGTGAGAGGGAGGGGCTATaactatatatacacacacacagacacacacacaattAGGAAATATGAAATATGGTTATGTGAGCTTTGCAAAGTTGCAATTTATACAAGTATATATCTCATACGGTTAGGACCTAACGGTGGGCACGGATACAGTAGATGCAAATTATTTTACGGGAATCCGGTTGACATTTTTTTAAGAGAGATGATTGGACAAAGAGCGTCCTGAATCGAATTTTCTTTGCGTTTTCTTTTAGCTTTGaatttattgttatttattatattttatccATATATTTTTTATGCCCTCGTCTCTTGCCTTTCattttttatagttattttattctatattttatatatttttgttgtgTGGAAAATTCTTATGGTGATGCTTGTGAATAAAGGGatgaatgatgatgatgatgatggtgttTGATCTGACCACCACCTCACTGTTTTAGACGAATAACTTACTTCTTTTTAAATGGTCTGTGTTGAAATCAGACGGTAGAAATTTGATCAGGGTCTTAGAATAATAATGGAAAAGTCCAAGCCCTAGtattaaaatccaaagattaGGACCCATGGGGGACTACTGGACCACGTATAAATGATTATGGGTTATTAGGCTACGCTTCTATGT is from Malus sylvestris chromosome 5, drMalSylv7.2, whole genome shotgun sequence and encodes:
- the LOC126620646 gene encoding transcription factor bHLH112-like isoform X1, encoding MAEEFQARICGGNPWWSSSRHVLAASPCSVGFNDHMGGFGYPNDMVDIKATRSSCGEINNSVSDDHDGGDHSNSIANFDQYQDVQKPDHDSTLQMIGFGLSSSLSSTPSDFNQALLLRSSSGRGESNFHNSMLQEDMGMNTKLNTGALGDEESSSIINVFKPMNQDLSLDQLGSTSSSGFPISSSSSAAISYGFSSALMLQTLFDSEPVPQTQPQQSVFNNNQFSNGPLLSPSPTSNCWPPRYSPNSCLRPSSLPKQLQPGVGGGSLHFSNNISTPFWNAPAPAALNQDNTIRSSNDLFSSSQAQYTTPSLSPFHEKKPNSNNFTTKANTNGDVQDSSSSVVKKSSSSACEPVFKRARIETPSPLPTFKVRKEKLGDRITALQQLVSPFGKTDTASVLHEAIEYIKFLHDQVSVLSTPYMKNGAPMQQQQGTDKMEEASEGAQQDLQSRGLCLVPISSTFPVANETTADFWTPSFGATFR
- the LOC126620646 gene encoding transcription factor bHLH112-like isoform X2, translating into MAEEFQARICGGNPWWSSSRHVLAASPCSVGFNDHMGGFGYPNDMVDIKATRSSCGFGLSSSLSSTPSDFNQALLLRSSSGRGESNFHNSMLQEDMGMNTKLNTGALGDEESSSIINVFKPMNQDLSLDQLGSTSSSGFPISSSSSAAISYGFSSALMLQTLFDSEPVPQTQPQQSVFNNNQFSNGPLLSPSPTSNCWPPRYSPNSCLRPSSLPKQLQPGVGGGSLHFSNNISTPFWNAPAPAALNQDNTIRSSNDLFSSSQAQYTTPSLSPFHEKKPNSNNFTTKANTNGDVQDSSSSVVKKSSSSACEPVFKRARIETPSPLPTFKVRKEKLGDRITALQQLVSPFGKTDTASVLHEAIEYIKFLHDQVSVLSTPYMKNGAPMQQQQGTDKMEEASEGAQQDLQSRGLCLVPISSTFPVANETTADFWTPSFGATFR
- the LOC126620646 gene encoding transcription factor bHLH112-like isoform X3 produces the protein MAEEFQARICGGNPWWSSSRHVLAASPCSVGFNDHMGGFGYPNDMVDIKATRSSCGFGLSSSLSSTPSDFNQALLLRSSSGRGESNFHNSMLQEDMGMNTKLNTGALGDEESSSIINVFKPMNQDLSLDQLGSTSSSGFPISSSSSAAISYGFSSALMLQTLFDSEPVPQTQPQQSVFNNNQFSNGPLLSPSPTSNCWPPRYSPNSCLRPSSLPKQLQPGVGGGSLHFSNNISTPFWNAPAPAALNQDNTIRSSNDLFSSSQAQYTTPSLSPFHEKKPNSNNFTTKANTNGDVQDSSSSVVKKSSSSACEPVFKRARIETPSPLPTFKVRKEKLGDRITALQQLVSPFGKTDTASVLHEAIEYIKFLHDQVLSTPYMKNGAPMQQQQGTDKMEEASEGAQQDLQSRGLCLVPISSTFPVANETTADFWTPSFGATFR